The genomic window GCGCGCTACGGCGAGCTGACCCTGGACCGCATGCATGGGCTGGCGCGGCCCATGCCCCTCTTTGCGACTCTATTGGCGCTACTGGTGATGTGTGCCATCGGAGTCTTTCCGCTGGGTCTTTTTTCGTCTTACCTGACGTTACTGCTGCGGCCCGGGATAACCATCTCGTGGGCCGTCGTTGTAATTGTGCTCACCTGGTTTTTCGCTTCCTGGTATCTCTTCAGAATGATGCAGCGGCTTCTCTTCGGCCCCCATCGCGAGGATGTTGCCTATGTCGACCTGGAGCCCCGTCAAGCGTTGGCTTTCGGCGCTGTCCTCCTGCTGCTCATCGTTTTGAGCTTCGCGCCGCGTTATCTATCGGCATCAAATCTAACCGCCAACGGGCTGCGCGCCGCTTTGGAGCATTACCGGTGGTAGCGCAAATCGCAGCGCCGTACAGCGAAGTGCAGCGCATGGAGCTGCGCGGGCAGATCCAGCTGGCCAGCGAGATCATCTCCTACTATTGGCCCATGCGCACCTTCGTGCATCACAATCCACTGCATGGACTAGAAGAGTTGCCTTTCGACGAAGCGGTTGAGCGCGGCGAACAGCATCGAGGCGGCAAGGGCTATCTGCCCTTGGCCCTGTTCCGCGACTACTATCGCTCCGGCAGAATTCAGCGGCGTCACCTCGACGAAGCCCTGAAATTCCAAGTCACACCGGCGACCATCGAATGCGAGGGCCGCGCGATCTCGCACCTGGAAGTCTTGCGGGCTCAGCTGCTGCACAGTCTCCCGGCGCCCGCTAAAGATCGGCTCGACGACTTGCTCAAGAACCATCCAGATCACAAAGTGATCTCGGCGCTGGCAACTCAACTCGAAGCTTCGCTGCCGCCTCGAACCCAAAGGCCGGCATCAAGCCGCGCTGAAACGTTATCGAGCTGGTGCGACCGCACCTTCGGCACCCAGATCACCGAGCAAATTAACCGCGAATTGATCAAATGGTGCGAAGCGTTTTTGGACGAAGGCCACGCCACCTGGGCCATGCCTCGCCGCGAGGAAGGGTTCTATCACGCCTGGAAATATCTAGCGCAGCGCGAGTGGTCGCCCTGCGGCATCGACAACAATCAGGAAAAGATTGACGACCTGTCGCCGCGTCCCGAAGACGCGCTGCTCGAAAGTCTAGCGGCGCTCGGCATCGCCGCCCCGGCATGGCAGGACTATCTGTCACTTCACCTTGCAGCGCTGTCCGGCTGGGCCGGTTTCATCAAGTGGCGCGCCGATCAGACAGAGTACGACTGGCAGCGCGCTTTCCCGATTGACCTCGTCGAATATCTCGCGGTGCGTCTATGGTACGAGCGCGAATTGGTGCAGATGACCTGGGAAAACAACCTAGGAGTCACCGGCAGCATCGACGCCCTCCGCGCTCGGTTCGCTTCGGAAGCTGCTCTAAGCGCAACGCCTGCAGACAGGAGCGAAATTGACAGACCCGGCGCTTTGAGTGCCGCCTGGCGCTTGGTCGCGTTGGCACGGGCATTGGAGCTTGAGCCTGCGTCCCTGGCCAACAGCGCGAGCGATCACCTATCGACTCTGCTCCAATGGCTCGAAAGCTTCGCCGAACCGCAACAGGGAGGGGTTTGGCTGCGGGCTTTCGAGGCGGGCTACCGTGAGGCGCTGATCGAGAGGGTCAGCGCCAGCCAGGCTTTGAACTCAGACCCAAACTCGCCGCACCGCTCCGCGCCACAATCAGACACGCCGGGCGACTTTACGGTTCGCCCGCAAGCCCAGTTAGTGTGTTGCATCGACGTGCGCTCCGAGCCGCTGCGGCGCCACTTCGAAGCGACCGGCGACTATGAAACCTTTGGCTTCGCCGGTTTTTTCGCCGTTGCCATCCGCCATCGATCGCTTAACAGCGAGCGGGAAACCGACCAGTTTCCGGTGATCTTGAAAAGCAAGAATCTGGTGCGCGAAATACCGCGCAGCTATCAGGGTCAGTATCTGATGCGGCTGCAGCACCGCGAACGGTTAGTCGAAGCCGGTCATACCTTGCTCTACGATCTTAAAGGCAACGTGATCACACCCTACGTCATGATCGAATCGCTCGGTTGGTTTTACAGCCTGCCGATGTTTGGCAAGACGCTCTTCCCCAACTGGTATGGCAAGGCGACCGAATGGCTGCGCCATAAACTGGTACCGCCGGTGGCAACCACGCTGACGGTGGACAAACTCTCGCGCCAAGAAGTCGAAGAGATGATCGCCAGCGAGCAGCGCGCGACGACGCGCCGTGCGCTGCAAGAAAAGTTTGGCGAGCGCAATCTCAATCTTTCGCTCGAGCGGCTGGAGTTTTTGCGCCGCCGCGCGCTCGACGAGGCGAGTGCTGGCGAACCGTCGCCCCAGGCACGTTCTACCGCGCTTTCTCCTGAAGAAGAGACCCACTTCGTCGAAGACTTGCGGCGCGACTACGGCATCAACGAAGGCGCGGCTTTCGCGCGCATGGAGCGCATCACCCGCACCGGCTTCACGCTGAACGAGCAGGTGCTCACCGTCGAGACCGCGCTGCGCATGATGGGCCTGGTGCGCAATTTTGCCCGCCTCGTGCTGCTCTGCGGCCATGGCAGCGCCTCGGAGAACAACCCCTTCGAAGCAGCGCTCGATTGCGGCGCCTGCGGCGGCAACCCGGGCAAGCCCAACGCCCGCGTGTTGGCGACCATGGCCAACAAACCTTTAGTGCGGCAGCAGCTGGCGAAGAACGGCATTGCGATTCCGCCGGATACCTATTTCATTGCCGGCCAACATAACACGACGACCGACGACGTGGAGCTTTTCGATCTCGAGGACCTGCCGCCAACGCATAGAAAAGATGTCGTGCAGCTAATTCGCGATTTTGCCCGCGCGGGGGAGTTGAGCAGTCAGGAACGCTGCGCCCGCTTTCCCGAGATCGGCAGGAAGTTGCACAGCCCCAAGGCTAAGCGGCTGGTGCGCCGGCGCAGCAACGACTGGAGCCAGGTGCGGCCGGAGTGGGGTCTATCGCGCAACGCCGCGTTTATCATCGGGCGGCG from Deltaproteobacteria bacterium includes these protein-coding regions:
- a CDS encoding DUF2309 domain-containing protein, producing MVAQIAAPYSEVQRMELRGQIQLASEIISYYWPMRTFVHHNPLHGLEELPFDEAVERGEQHRGGKGYLPLALFRDYYRSGRIQRRHLDEALKFQVTPATIECEGRAISHLEVLRAQLLHSLPAPAKDRLDDLLKNHPDHKVISALATQLEASLPPRTQRPASSRAETLSSWCDRTFGTQITEQINRELIKWCEAFLDEGHATWAMPRREEGFYHAWKYLAQREWSPCGIDNNQEKIDDLSPRPEDALLESLAALGIAAPAWQDYLSLHLAALSGWAGFIKWRADQTEYDWQRAFPIDLVEYLAVRLWYERELVQMTWENNLGVTGSIDALRARFASEAALSATPADRSEIDRPGALSAAWRLVALARALELEPASLANSASDHLSTLLQWLESFAEPQQGGVWLRAFEAGYREALIERVSASQALNSDPNSPHRSAPQSDTPGDFTVRPQAQLVCCIDVRSEPLRRHFEATGDYETFGFAGFFAVAIRHRSLNSERETDQFPVILKSKNLVREIPRSYQGQYLMRLQHRERLVEAGHTLLYDLKGNVITPYVMIESLGWFYSLPMFGKTLFPNWYGKATEWLRHKLVPPVATTLTVDKLSRQEVEEMIASEQRATTRRALQEKFGERNLNLSLERLEFLRRRALDEASAGEPSPQARSTALSPEEETHFVEDLRRDYGINEGAAFARMERITRTGFTLNEQVLTVETALRMMGLVRNFARLVLLCGHGSASENNPFEAALDCGACGGNPGKPNARVLATMANKPLVRQQLAKNGIAIPPDTYFIAGQHNTTTDDVELFDLEDLPPTHRKDVVQLIRDFARAGELSSQERCARFPEIGRKLHSPKAKRLVRRRSNDWSQVRPEWGLSRNAAFIIGRRALTRGIDLEGRVFLHSYDYREDRDGRLLEAIMNGPQIVAQWINMEHYFSTVDHDVYGGGSKIYHNVAGRIAVMSGPQSDLRTGLAWQTVMSGSRPYHEAMRLFTLIEAPRERIEAIVDRQRPLRRLYDNEWLHLIAIEPKEHAFHAYVPRQGWQPIDRPKTKGGRT